The nucleotide sequence CAGCAAAAacagaaaagggaaaagtaCTTACGTCTTGGATGGCTTGACCTCATCGACCTTCCGCTCAAACTGATGCCATGGTGGCGTGGTTGTTGAGGGGGTATCTGGGGACATCTGCTTCCCGTTAAAACCAAGCAACCATGTGTGCGCAACCCGCCGGGAAGCATACAAAATTAGCAGAAGACATGGTTTTCCGAGATGGCAGAGAATGTGGATTGTATGTCTTGGACACGTTTTCAAGACGGAAAAGGCTGTCTGTGAAGATGGGAAACCTCACAGACGGACGCCATGGAGAGTATTGAGAAGAGatgaggaaggaaaggagaagatatttaaagagagaagaaaattaGCGGCGGTTAGCTCCAGCCGCAAGCGAAGGTCACGAGGACGCGCTAAACCGCATTGGAACAAGCGTCGATAAGTGTTATCAGTGACAACTAAGAAGAGACTGAAAAATCACGCCCGCAGCTTGCGATGCCTAAAGCTCCCGGGAACTATTGTTATATCGGCTGTCAATTCTTGTGCTTATAGGGAGGAAAGCCGATACTGAAGAAATATCATCAGCATGGAATCAATCCCGCCCGTGTACTCGTCTGCTACAGAAAGACAAAACAAAACTTACATTCCACCATGGGCCGATCTGAGTATCATCGGCGTTGCAGGCAGCTCGGGGTCGGGCAAGACGTCGGTGGCCATGGAAATCATCAAGTCTTTAAATCTGCCTTGGGTGGTGATTCTTGTAATGGTACGGAGCACTATTATCAAAAAGACGataaggaaaaagaaacaagatcTTGGCATCTAACACTGCGTGATAGGATTCGTTCTACAAGAGCTTGAGTCCTGACGACCACGCGAGAGCGCATCGCAACGAGTATGATTTTGATTGCCCGGATGCTTTGGATTTTGATGCATTGGTGCAAACTCTGAAGGATCTGAAGCAAGGGTATAGTGCATTATTCCCAGGAACAGTCAAACATCGAATGAAAGCTTACCGGAACATGAAacgaaaaggaagaaggcaGATATCCCGGTCTATTCGTTTGCAGAGCACCAACGCCAACCTCAGACCACCACACTCTATTCGCCCCGAGTATTGATTTTGGAAGGTATCTTAGCACTTCATCCGCAGATCGTGGATCTTTTAGATGTCAAGGTATATTGCTTTTGCTACGTTAAAACTTATCATCCCAACATTACTGACATCATCTAGATTTTCGTTGAAGCAGATATGGATGTCTGTCTTGGACGCAGAAGTAGGTAGTCTGTTTGAACATGCGTAGTGCAGTGCACCACTAACGGAGCAAGTTATGCGCGATGTCCGAGAGAGAGGCCGTGATATTGACGGCGTAATTAAGCAATGGTTCGGCTTTGTCAAACCGTCATACAAAAAGCATGTGGAACCGCAACGAGCGATTTCAGGTGAGCCACTACTTCTTGGTTACTTGCTTGCTTTTTCATCCGATCTGACGAATCACAGATATCATCATTCCCCGTGGGATTGAGAACAAGACCGCCATTGGTAAGGTATCTTCTACAGATTGTCTTCTGGAGGTACTAATTCTTCAGACCTCGTTGTGAAGCACATTCGGATGAAGCTCGAGGAGAAATCCCAGAAGCACAGCGCTGGTCTACAGCATCTGGGCCTCATCGCCCTGGAACATGAGCTATCTCAAAATGTGCACATGATGGCTCAAACGCCGCAGTTCGTCGGCATGAATACAATCCTGCAGAATCCTGCAACAGAGCAAGTCGATTTTGTCTTCTACTTCGACCGACTTGCATGCATGTTGATAGAGAAGTGCGCACCATCCTCCACCCTACTTGAATAAAGAGACATTAGTACTAACCGACGACAGAGCCCTGGACTCCGCCTCCTACATCCCAACAGAAGTCAAAACCCCCCAAGGCACCAGCTATAACGGCCTCAACCCCGCGGGCACAATGTCCGCTGTAGCAATCCTCCGCGGCGGCTCCTGCCTCGAAACCGCCCTTAAGCGCACAATCCCTGACTGCATCACCGGCCGTGTCCTCATCCAAACCCACGAAGGCACCGAGGAACCAGAACTGCAATACCTGAAACTACCACCGCAGATCGAAACGCATGAGACGGTCATGCTTCTTGATCCCCAAATGGCGAGTGGAGGTGCAGCTCTCATGGCGGTTCGCGTGTTGATGGACCACGGTGTTGAGGAGCAGAAGATTGTGTTTGTGACTTGCGCGGCGGGGAAGAATGGGCTGAAGCGGTTGACGGCTGTTTATCCGAAGGTGAAGGTCATTGTTGGACGGattgaggaggagagggagccGAGGTGGATGGAGAAGAGGTATTTTGGTTGCTAATTGCCTTTTTTTGTATTGCTTTTGGGCGTTGCTTTGAATGCATGTTGATGAGCGGGTTTTGGAGATTGGTGCATAATGTACAGATGGACGATGCTATGATTTATACACAGATATGAGAGATATACGCATATAGGCTTGATTGAATGTCTTTACTGCTGTAATGTCCTCAGGAGCAGTAACTATGTAGTATCTCAGTCCATTCGCCTCTATGCACGGACCATTCAAATTCCGCGGAAGATTCTTTGGCTCCGCCCGCTGAGAAAATTATCTCGACTCGACTACAAAAAAAAGCCGATACGGCTATACATTGAAACATTTCCATacggtttttcttttcattatATTTTACCTGATCATCTCCAATATCAGGCCGAACCGCCACAATGCCACTCaccgaaaagaaaaagtccAAGAAGAGCGGCGGATCGAAAGATCAAGCCGGCACTCTCATCAGTAAGTCTTCCTCAACCCCCAGTCACTGCGCTTTTCAAACCCAGGTATACTAAACATGAATGATCACAGCCGACCCCAGATTCGCAAACATCCAATCAGACCCCCGTTACCGTCTTCCCAGCAAACGCCAAACCCATGTAAAACTCGACAAGCGTTTTGCGCACATGCTGCGCGACAAGGACTTCTCCAAGAACGCCGCCGTCGACCGCTACGGACGCAAACTCGCGCGTGACGATACGAAGAAGCAACTTGAGCGATTTTACCAGCtggatgacgaagatgaggacgacgatgaagaagaaggtgaCGAGGAGGGCGGTGTTGAAGTCGCCCGCGACGAAGACGTGCGGAAGGAATTGAAGAGGCTGGATAGTTCCTACGATCCTGCGCGCGATGGCGGATTCTTGGATTCTTCGTCGGAAGAGAGCTcgagtgatgaggaggatgacgaggaggatgaggagacgggggatttggaggagttggattTCCCGGATAAGCAGCAGGGGAGTGTGCCTATGGGTGAGGTAACGAAACGGATAGCGGTCGTTAATCTGGATTGGGATAATATCCGGGCAGAGGATTTGATGGCTGTGTTCTCAAGTTTTGTTCCGTCTGGGGGGAAGGTGTTGAAGGTTTCTGTGTTCCCGAGTGAGTTTGGGAAGGAGAGGATAGAGAGGGAGGAAACGGAGGGGCCGCCGAAGGAGATTTTTGCGAAGAAacaggatgatgatgattatgatgGAGAgcaggaggatgttgattcggaggaggaagaggagaagattAAGCAGTCGATGCTGAAAGATGATGAGGGTCAGGAGTTCAACTCTACTGAGCTACGTCGGTATCAGTTGGAGCGGTTGCGCTATTTTTATGCTATCTTGACGTTCTCTACTAAGGAGGTCGCGAAGCATGTCTACGATTCCGTCGATGGTGCCGAGTATCTGTCCAGTGCCAACTTCTTCGACCTGCGCTTTGTGCCAGATGACACCGACTTCTCCGATGACAAGCCCCGGGACGAGTGCGAGCGGATTCCAGACGGATACAAGCCTAACGACTTCGTGACCGATGCGCTACAACACAGCAAGGTCAAGCTGACCTGGGACGCGGAAGACAAGTCCCGCAAGGACGCGCAGGCCCGGGCCTTCAAAGGCAGTCGTGACGAcatcgacgagaacgacCTAAAGGCTTACCTGGCCAGTGACAACTCCGACGAAGAgagcgaagaagaggacgtGGAGGTTGTCGACGACACCAATGGCGGAAGTTCCCAGAAAGTGTCAAAGAAGGAAGACGAGCGACAACGCATGCGGGCTCTGCTGGGTCTCAGCACGGAACCCGCCCGGCCATCCAAGTCAGACCGCCCTGTTGGCGAGATGGAGGTCACATTCACATCGGGTCTGGCGGGCGAGCCTAACCGCGACAGCATTTTCGAGAATGAGCCGGAGAAGGACGAGACAACTATTGAGAAGTACGTTCGCAAGGAgcgggagaggaagaagcgcCGAAAGGAGAAATACAGGGCTGCCAAGAATGGAGATGAAGATGCTGCTGAGGGAGCCGGTGAAGATAGCGGCAAGGCAGCACCCAAGGGTGATCAAGGCAAAGAGAGGGAGCAGGAGGAAGACCTGGGCTTTGATGATCCATTCTTCGCCGACCCAGATGGTAAGGCAACTGCCGCTGCTCGTcgcaaggaagaaaagcgCAAGAAGCGCGAAGAACGCGAAGCCaaggaagcagaagcagccgCTCACCGAGCGGAACTCGAGCTTCTCATGTTGGACGACAA is from Aspergillus chevalieri M1 DNA, chromosome 8, nearly complete sequence and encodes:
- the URK1 gene encoding uridine kinase family protein (COG:F;~EggNog:ENOG410PHRC;~InterPro:IPR029057,IPR000836,IPR006083,IPR027417, IPR000764;~PFAM:PF00485,PF14681;~go_function: GO:0005524 - ATP binding [Evidence IEA];~go_function: GO:0016301 - kinase activity [Evidence IEA];~go_process: GO:0009116 - nucleoside metabolic process [Evidence IEA]), with translation MESIPPVYSSATERQNKTYIPPWADLSIIGVAGSSGSGKTSVAMEIIKSLNLPWVVILVMDSFYKSLSPDDHARAHRNEYDFDCPDALDFDALVQTLKDLKQGKKADIPVYSFAEHQRQPQTTTLYSPRVLILEGILALHPQIVDLLDVKIFVEADMDVCLGRRIMRDVRERGRDIDGVIKQWFGFVKPSYKKHVEPQRAISDIIIPRGIENKTAIDLVVKHIRMKLEEKSQKHSAGLQHLGLIALEHELSQNVHMMAQTPQFVGMNTILQNPATEQVDFVFYFDRLACMLIEKALDSASYIPTEVKTPQGTSYNGLNPAGTMSAVAILRGGSCLETALKRTIPDCITGRVLIQTHEGTEEPELQYLKLPPQIETHETVMLLDPQMASGGAALMAVRVLMDHGVEEQKIVFVTCAAGKNGLKRLTAVYPKVKVIVGRIEEEREPRWMEKRYFGC
- the ESF1 gene encoding pre-rRNA-processing protein ESF1 (BUSCO:EOG09261FAX;~COG:F;~EggNog:ENOG410PGQE;~InterPro:IPR039754,IPR012580;~PFAM:PF08159;~go_component: GO:0005634 - nucleus [Evidence IEA];~go_process: GO:0006364 - rRNA processing [Evidence IEA]), which gives rise to MPLTEKKKSKKSGGSKDQAGTLITDPRFANIQSDPRYRLPSKRQTHVKLDKRFAHMLRDKDFSKNAAVDRYGRKLARDDTKKQLERFYQLDDEDEDDDEEEGDEEGGVEVARDEDVRKELKRLDSSYDPARDGGFLDSSSEESSSDEEDDEEDEETGDLEELDFPDKQQGSVPMGEVTKRIAVVNLDWDNIRAEDLMAVFSSFVPSGGKVLKVSVFPSEFGKERIEREETEGPPKEIFAKKQDDDDYDGEQEDVDSEEEEEKIKQSMLKDDEGQEFNSTELRRYQLERLRYFYAILTFSTKEVAKHVYDSVDGAEYLSSANFFDLRFVPDDTDFSDDKPRDECERIPDGYKPNDFVTDALQHSKVKLTWDAEDKSRKDAQARAFKGSRDDIDENDLKAYLASDNSDEESEEEDVEVVDDTNGGSSQKVSKKEDERQRMRALLGLSTEPARPSKSDRPVGEMEVTFTSGLAGEPNRDSIFENEPEKDETTIEKYVRKERERKKRRKEKYRAAKNGDEDAAEGAGEDSGKAAPKGDQGKEREQEEDLGFDDPFFADPDGKATAAARRKEEKRKKREEREAKEAEAAAHRAELELLMLDDKKSDVKHFDMNEIEKAEKQARRKGKGKGKSKAKGQDEAAVTDDFQMDVSDPRFSRLFESHEFAIDPTNPKFKATSGMKALLDEGRKRRRDRDEKPEEPEERTGKKKQKKGASKEAESEDLKKLVDKVKRKTQS